A genomic window from Coleofasciculus chthonoplastes PCC 7420 includes:
- a CDS encoding carbohydrate ABC transporter permease, producing the protein MLKDSIVIPPKFTPYLFLLPALVILGLTVFLPACQAFYLSFTQYDYDLTQTPEWVGLTNLQRLGKDRVFWQTVGNTVLYLIGVVPILVALPLGLAILVNQKLRGISWFRAAYYTPVVVSMVVAGIAWRWLYAENGLFNQILSWIGFKEGIPWLTSPDWAIFSVMAVTVWKGLGYYMVIYLAGLQSIPDQLYEAAALDGSDGYGKHWDITVPLMGPYLALVAVISAISATKVFEEVYIMTQGGPRNSSKTVVYYLYEQAFADLEIGYACTIGLVLFLVILGLSLLNLKVSQGRDRIS; encoded by the coding sequence ATGTTAAAGGATTCAATTGTCATCCCGCCCAAGTTTACGCCGTACCTGTTTTTGCTCCCTGCCCTAGTTATCTTGGGATTAACCGTATTTTTGCCCGCTTGTCAAGCCTTTTACCTGAGTTTTACGCAATACGACTATGATTTGACCCAAACGCCTGAATGGGTGGGTTTGACGAATCTGCAACGCTTGGGAAAAGACCGAGTATTTTGGCAAACGGTGGGGAACACGGTGTTATATCTGATTGGCGTTGTGCCAATTTTAGTCGCACTTCCCTTAGGATTAGCGATTTTGGTCAATCAGAAACTGCGCGGGATAAGCTGGTTTCGGGCGGCGTATTACACGCCTGTGGTAGTTTCAATGGTGGTGGCGGGAATTGCTTGGCGGTGGCTTTATGCGGAAAATGGTTTATTTAATCAGATACTCAGTTGGATTGGGTTTAAAGAGGGCATTCCCTGGTTGACGAGTCCAGATTGGGCGATTTTTAGTGTTATGGCTGTTACCGTGTGGAAGGGGTTAGGCTACTACATGGTGATTTATCTGGCAGGTTTGCAATCGATTCCTGACCAACTCTATGAAGCGGCGGCGTTGGATGGTTCGGATGGGTATGGGAAACATTGGGATATTACGGTTCCCTTAATGGGTCCCTATTTGGCTTTGGTTGCCGTCATTTCGGCGATTTCGGCGACGAAGGTGTTTGAAGAAGTTTATATCATGACCCAAGGGGGACCGCGTAATAGTTCCAAAACGGTGGTGTATTATTTGTATGAGCAAGCGTTTGCGGATTTGGAAATCGGTTATGCTTGCACGATTGGATTAGTGTTATTTTT